Proteins encoded within one genomic window of Panicum virgatum strain AP13 chromosome 1N, P.virgatum_v5, whole genome shotgun sequence:
- the LOC120656477 gene encoding uncharacterized protein LOC120656477, translated as MESRRHHQRSRSARGPLPPHPHLQPQRNPSLSPAAASHIFRPLQPMEDDVISTLMDIDESPLDAVGAGFLDEDDGEGDTLLAPHRGGRGGGGDARGPLPFSGFYNSFDGADFDDDDIA; from the coding sequence ATGGAGTCTCGTCGCCATCACCAGAGGTCCCGCAGCGCGCGCGGCCCACTCCCGCCCCACCCCCACCTCCAGCCGCAGCGCAACCCTAgcctctcccccgccgccgcctcccacatCTTCCGCCCGCTCCAACCCATGGAGGACGACGTCATCTCGACGCTCATGGACATCGACGAATCGCCGCTCGACGCCGTGGGGGCCGGCTTCCtcgacgaggacgacggcgaggGGGACACGCTACTCGCCCCGCACcgcgggggccgcggcggcggcggcgacgcgcgcggGCCCCTCCCCTTCTCCGGGTTCTACAACAGCTTCGACGGCGCCGacttcgacgacgacgacatcgCCTGA
- the LOC120656478 gene encoding uncharacterized protein LOC120656478, with translation MAASGSNPDSMDTDPPGGLSIAVERNPPESRLLQLGVRSWPKWGCPTGKFPVKFDARQTCYLLKGKVRAHIKGSSECVEFGAGDLVVFPKGLSCTWDVVAAVDKYYKFDSS, from the exons ATGGCCGCCTCGGGCTCGAACCCGGACAGCATGGACACCGACCCTCCCGGCGGCCTCTCCATCGCCGTCGAGCGCAACCCGCCGGAGTCCCGCCTGCTCCAGCTCGGCGTCCGGTCCTGGCCCAA GTGGGGTTGCCCGACGGGGAAGTTCCCGGTGAAGTTCGACGCGCGGCAGACGTGCTACCTGCTCAAGGGCAAGGTGCGGGCGCACATCAAGGGGTCGTCGGAGTGCGTGGAGTtcggcgccggcgacctcgtCGTCTTCCCCAAGGGGCTCAGCTGCACTTGGgacgtcgtcgccgccgtcgataAGTACTACAAGTTCGACTCGTCCTGA